CAGTTGTTCAATCTACTGGAACAATGTCCTGGCTGAGTTTAGCGCTTCCCAGCGTCGAAATATTGCGCCACGGCGGCGCATTGCTGATCGACGAATTGGATGCCAGTCTCCACCCCCAATTAGCTCAAGTCTTGATTCAGATGTTTAAGGACCCGTTGCTTAATCAAGCAGGTGCGCAATTGATATTCACGACTCACGACACTTACTTTCTTTCTCCAGCCGCAGAGGTCCGCCTAGGCGAAGAAGAAGTTTGGTTCGCAGAAAAGGATCGAAGCGGACTTAGCGAGTTGTATGCGCTATCCGATTTTAATATTCGGGACAGCGAAAATATATCTAGGCGCTACCTCCATGGTCGATATGGCGCCACTCCTTCGGTGGCACCCAGCTTCCTGGCATCCCTGTTTGACCAACACGAAATTGACGCTTAATTATGAGCAGCAGTCGTGTCAACCGAAAGCACCGAGCCCGACAAGAGCGGAAACGAATTCTTGTAGTCTCGGAAGGGGTGGTTACCGAAGCTCAGTATATACAGGGGCTGGCGCAATATCTGCGGACGAGTGGAGTCAGCATCCGTACGCCACTATTAAAAGGCATAGGAAGAGATCCGTATAGCGTACTGCAGGCCACGGTCAAACTCAGGGAATCTGACGCCGAAGGCTTCGACGAGACCTTTGCTCTCGTGGACGTGGATGATCATGAGACCTTAGACAAATGCCTTGAAAGTTCAGGGGCGGCCAGCGTGGGCGTCATTGTCTCCAATCCCTGCTTTGAAATATGGCTCTTGTGGCACTACCGTGATCACAATCGCAATGACTCGACAAGTGCGGTGCAGGCAGCTTTAAAACATGAAGGCCACGAGCAAAAAGCAATTCCAACAAAGTTTCCATATGAGAAGTACGTAGATGCCGTTGAGCGGGCCGACAAGCGCAATCGCAAAATGGTTACCAGCCATGCTGGTCAAAATCCCGGCAGCTCGATGCCGCGCCTGATCGAGGCAATGATTTTAAACGCGCAGGGCTAGTGCGTCAAACAACACAAGTAGATGTGCGGGAGATGTTATTCAGTCTGATGCCTATCGGTTATCGAAGACATCACTAGAGCCCTCAATGAGCCGGAATAACGCATTTTTCTCGGCGCTTCACCGAGCGCCCTAAGAGCGGCAATTCTGGGGCAGTTGTCTCCTCTATTCGGTAGCGATGCTAGCCCGTCCAAGGCCCCGTCGCCGAGACCCCGAGACCATACTCACGGTCATCCGGCTAGCCTTGCCCGCAATCACCGCTGCCAAGTCGCGGCACTGCAAGCCGCCCGCAGTGCCCACCTCTAGACGCTTACTCAAGTTACTCACTGTCAGCGGTTATCTGGCGGCGCTGCTATTGCATTGCTGTCTCGCCGCGACTCCATAACGCCGCGAGCAACACTCGAGGCGCGGCGTGCGGCGGGTCAGCCGCGCGACCGCGGGACGAAGCTGCGGGTCTCGGGCTCGAGCGTCATGCCGCCGCCCGCGCGGATGCGGTCGACCGAGCCGTCGGCGGCGCGCTCGGCCGTGACCTCCTCGCCGACGGATCCGAAGCCCTCGCCCTCCACGATGCGCGCCGACGAGTCGCCCGTCGCTGCGAGCACGTCGACGGCGTCGAGGGGGTGCTCGGCCGTCGGGTCGATGCGGAGGAAGCGGTCGCCGACCACCTGGAAGTCCTGCACGCCCCACATGTTCGCGAAGCGGCCCGTGAAGGGCGCGTCGACGGCGGCGCGCTCCGCGTCGGTGGCGGCGGAGTCGGCCAGCAGCAGCTCGAGCACGCCCGTGCTGAGCGCAGCCGCGGGGCCGTCGATCGCGTTCGTGAGGACGCTGACCGCCCAGCCGCTCACCGGATTCACCGCCGTGCGCGTGATGTGGCCGGGGTACCCGCCCGAGTGGCCGAGCACGGTGGCCTCGTGCGCGCCGGATCCGACGCGCTCGACGATGAGGCCGTAGCCGTAGCGGCGGGGACCGGCCGGGTCCTGGCCGGTGGCGAAACGCGGACGCTGCTGGATCCGCTTCGACGCGTCGGTCAGGAGCCGCTCGTCGCCGGGCAGCACGAGCGCGGAGAAGAACGCGACCAGCTCGGCCGCGGTGCTCGTGACGCCGGTCGCCGCGGCCATCGCCTGCGTGTCGACGTGCGGGAGGACGCTGCGCTCGCGCGAGGTGCGGAGCGAGGTGGAGGCCGCCGCGTACTCGCCCGCGCGCTCCGGCAGGTACTCGGCGGCGGTGTCGCGGAGCCCGAGCGGGGCGATGATCCGGTCGGCCAGGTAGTCGGCGAAGGACAGGCCGGACGCCGCCTCGACGACGAGCCCGAGCAGCGCGTAGCCGACGTTCGAGTAGTTGAACGCGGTGTCGGGCGCGACCTTGGCGACGCCGGGCGCGGTCGCCATCGCGAGCAGGTGGCGGCGGTCGGGGAACGGGCCGGCGTGCTGCCAGTGGTCGCCGTCGGGCCCGTCGCGGAGCACGCCCGCGCCGTGCTCGAGGAGGGCGGCGACCGTGACGTCGGCCAGCTCGGATCCGGCCAGCTCCGGCACGTGCAGCGCGAGCCGGTCGTCGAGGCGGAGGGCGCCGCGCTCGGCGAGCTGGAGGATCGCGGTGGCCGTGAAGGACTTGGAGTGGGACGCCACCCGGAACAGGTGCGCGGGGGTGAGCGGCGCCTCGGTGGTGGGATCCGCGACGCCGTACGCCTCCGACAGCACGACCTCGCCGTGCCGGGCGATCGCGACCTGCGCGCCGGGAACGCGGGTCTGCCAGACCCGGAGGTCGAGCCAGGTGCGGACGTAGTCGAGGATCTCGGTCATGGCGGGGCTCCGGCTCGTGTCGGTGACGGGGTACGCGGGGATGCGCGACCGCGCGGCACGGGCGGCGGACCGCCGACCTCCGGGACCGCGGGTCGCCCGTCGGACACTACGCGAGTCCCCGGCGCCGACCGGGGATCCGCCCTCAGCGGGCGTGCCAGCCGCGGTAGTACTCGTAGGTCCAGCCGACGAGCGCGATGACGAGCAGGATCGCGCCGAACAGGGCGATCCAGATCCCCACCGCGAGCCCGAGGAACACGAGCGCGCCGCCGCCCGCCAGGGTGATGGGCCACCAGCTGTGCGGGGAGAAGAAGCCGAGCTCGGGGTCGCCGTCGTCGACGTTCGCGCTCTCGACGTCCTGGGGCAGCTCGCCCGACTGCGCCCGGTGGACGCGCTGCAGGAAGAACCCGATGAGGGCCGCGAAGGCCGCGGACAGGAACAGCGCGGTCGTGCCGACCCACTCCACCGTCGACGCGCCCTCGCCGCTGTTCGGGTCGGTGTTCAGGCCCTGCGCCTCGTAGGCGATGTTCCACACGACGTAGGCGACGGCGGCGACCACGAAGAACGAGGCCAGGACGAACATCAGTCGGACGTTGGCGCGCATGGTCCCCCTCGGATCGGTCGGCGTGCGTCGATCGCACTCCGATAGGGCGGGGGCGCCCAGGTGCTTGACCTCGGCGGGCCGGGTGCGCTATCCGACGACCCGACCGAGGGCCGCGGTCCGCGGCCCGCGGTCCGCGATCCCCGACTTCAGTCGTCGGCGCCGCACACCGCCTCGAGGATGGGCCGGGCCGCGGACTCCGCCGCCTCGTGGGAGGGGTACGGGCCGTCCTCCGGCATGCCGTCGAAGCCCTACAGGTCGAACGGGTGGCGCACGAAGAAGGCGGGACCGGCGTCGCCGCGCTCGGTGGTGATGGTCACGTCGGACATGCGGGCCTCCCCCGACGGCTCCGCCGACCCGGGGGTCGACGGCCGCGTGCGTGCGGGTGGGACTACTCGCGGACGAGCACCAGCTCGGAGAGCGGCAGGCGCGTGCGCGGCAGGGTCTCGCGCTCGGCGAGCGGGCCCTCGAGCGCGTCGGCGGGCGCGACCGTGCCGACGGCCGTGACGGTGAGCGGCTGGAGGTTCTCGGGCAGGTCGAACGCGGCGGACAGCTTGTCGAACTCGACGCCGGCCATCTGGTGCGTGTGGAGGCCCTCGGCCTGCGCCTGCACGGAGAGGTGGGCGACGGCCTGGCCGAGGTCGTACGCGGCGTAGGGGCGCTTCTCGCCCTCGACCGTGGAGGTCTCGGCGATGGCGACGATCAGCGCGGAGGCGTGCACGGCCCACGCGGCGTTGAAGCCGACGAGCGCGTCGACGATGGTGTCGAAGGCGTGCGTGCCGCGGCGGGCGACGATGAAGCGGCGCGGCTGCTGGTTGCTGCCGGACGGCGCCCAGCGGGCGGCCTCGAGGAGCGCGTCGAGCTGCTGGTCGGAGACGGTGGCGTCCCGGTCGAAGGAGCGGGGGCTCCAGCGGGCGTCGAGCTCGCGCACGATCGGCACGGACGTGTCGGCGGTGCGCTCGGTGGAGGCGGGGGTGGTGGTGCTCTCGGTGAGGGTCATGCGACGGTCCTTCGGTCGGTGGTCGGGGATCGGCACGCCGTCGGGCCTCGCGGTGCACAAGGCGGGACGCGGCCCGGCTATTCCTGCGTGACGCCGGGCCGCCGGGCCGCGTCCTGCCTCACGGGGCGGGCTGGTCCGCCAGCGGGTGCCGCACGTCCTCGAAGAGGCCGGACTCCGCGGATCGGCCGGCCGCCTCCATCAGGGCGAGGCTGCCGAGGTTGTCGCGGCCGCTCGTCTCGGGCGGCGGGCCGCCGAGGATCGAGAGGGCGAAGGCGCGCAGGCCCGCGGCGCGGCCCTTCAGCGGGAGGGTCTCGAGGTCGAGCTCGCGCTCGGCGCCGGCGGCGTCGCGGATCCCGACCCGGTCGGCCGAGACGCCCTCGCCGCGGCTCGTGAAGGTCAGCTCGCCCTCCTCGCCCGAGATGCGCCACTCGCCCGCCCACGGCGTCGCGGGTCCGCGGTGCAGCCAGCTGCCGCGGTAGTCGACGACGAGGCCGCCCTCCAGCTCGATGACCATGCTCGCGACCGCGGCGTCGCGGTAGTGGCTGAACGACGGCCGGCTGGTGCGGGCGAACACGCGCACGGCCTCGCGGCCGGTGACCATGCGGATCAGGTCGAAGTGGTGGATCGCCATGTCGTTGATGATCGGCTGCGGGAACCGGTAGTGCGGGTAGTCGTCGGGCTCGTCGTTGTCCCACTGGCGGAAGTCGATCTCGATGGTCGCGACCTCGCCGAGCGCGTCGGCCGCGAGCAGCTCGCGCACGCGGCGCGGCGCCGGGTACCAGCGGTAGTTCTGGCTGACCTGCACGATGAGCCCCAGCTCCTCGCCGCGCCGCACCACCTCGGCGGCCTCCACGGTCGAGTTCGCGAACGGCTTCTCGACGATCACGTGCTTGCCCGCGGCGAGCGCCTCCAGCGCGAGCGGCGCGTGGGTGACGGCGGGCGCGGTGATGATGACGGCGTCCGCCTCCACCGCGGCGAGCGCGTCGGCGAGCGACGCGAAGGCGGCGGATGCGGGCAGGCCGAGCAGCGCGCGGACCT
This is a stretch of genomic DNA from Clavibacter zhangzhiyongii. It encodes these proteins:
- a CDS encoding RloB family protein — translated: MSSSRVNRKHRARQERKRILVVSEGVVTEAQYIQGLAQYLRTSGVSIRTPLLKGIGRDPYSVLQATVKLRESDAEGFDETFALVDVDDHETLDKCLESSGAASVGVIVSNPCFEIWLLWHYRDHNRNDSTSAVQAALKHEGHEQKAIPTKFPYEKYVDAVERADKRNRKMVTSHAGQNPGSSMPRLIEAMILNAQG
- a CDS encoding serine hydrolase domain-containing protein, translated to MTEILDYVRTWLDLRVWQTRVPGAQVAIARHGEVVLSEAYGVADPTTEAPLTPAHLFRVASHSKSFTATAILQLAERGALRLDDRLALHVPELAGSELADVTVAALLEHGAGVLRDGPDGDHWQHAGPFPDRRHLLAMATAPGVAKVAPDTAFNYSNVGYALLGLVVEAASGLSFADYLADRIIAPLGLRDTAAEYLPERAGEYAAASTSLRTSRERSVLPHVDTQAMAAATGVTSTAAELVAFFSALVLPGDERLLTDASKRIQQRPRFATGQDPAGPRRYGYGLIVERVGSGAHEATVLGHSGGYPGHITRTAVNPVSGWAVSVLTNAIDGPAAALSTGVLELLLADSAATDAERAAVDAPFTGRFANMWGVQDFQVVGDRFLRIDPTAEHPLDAVDVLAATGDSSARIVEGEGFGSVGEEVTAERAADGSVDRIRAGGGMTLEPETRSFVPRSRG
- a CDS encoding cytochrome c oxidase subunit 4, with the protein product MRANVRLMFVLASFFVVAAVAYVVWNIAYEAQGLNTDPNSGEGASTVEWVGTTALFLSAAFAALIGFFLQRVHRAQSGELPQDVESANVDDGDPELGFFSPHSWWPITLAGGGALVFLGLAVGIWIALFGAILLVIALVGWTYEYYRGWHAR
- a CDS encoding nitroreductase family protein, with protein sequence MTLTESTTTPASTERTADTSVPIVRELDARWSPRSFDRDATVSDQQLDALLEAARWAPSGSNQQPRRFIVARRGTHAFDTIVDALVGFNAAWAVHASALIVAIAETSTVEGEKRPYAAYDLGQAVAHLSVQAQAEGLHTHQMAGVEFDKLSAAFDLPENLQPLTVTAVGTVAPADALEGPLAERETLPRTRLPLSELVLVRE
- a CDS encoding Gfo/Idh/MocA family protein, with the protein product MSAAKATPAVPAAPAYDGPRVRVIHVGLGGWGGDWARNAVPQVAEVEVAAIVDPSEPTREEVRALLGLPASAAFASLADALAAVEADAVIITAPAVTHAPLALEALAAGKHVIVEKPFANSTVEAAEVVRRGEELGLIVQVSQNYRWYPAPRRVRELLAADALGEVATIEIDFRQWDNDEPDDYPHYRFPQPIINDMAIHHFDLIRMVTGREAVRVFARTSRPSFSHYRDAAVASMVIELEGGLVVDYRGSWLHRGPATPWAGEWRISGEEGELTFTSRGEGVSADRVGIRDAAGAERELDLETLPLKGRAAGLRAFALSILGGPPPETSGRDNLGSLALMEAAGRSAESGLFEDVRHPLADQPAP